The Balneola vulgaris DSM 17893 DNA window TTCAGCAAAAGTCCCAAACATGCGGTCCCATATTGCAAATATATTTCCATAGTTCGTATCAGTGAGTGGCTGTGTATAATGATGGTGAACTTTATGCATATACGGAGTTACAAATACCCAAGAGAGCGCCCTATCTAACTTTTTTGGCATTTGAATGTTTGCATGATTGAAGTGGGTGAATAGTGCCGAAAGACTTTGATATAAAAATACAATCCATATTGGTGCTCCAACTATGAGCACTCCCACCACAGTAAAGAGCATTCGAAACACGGCTTCTCCGGGATGATGCCTAAGTCCTGTGGTAACATCTACGGTGGTATCAGAGTGGTGAATGAGATGGAATCGCCATAATAGCTTCACTTTATGTTCAACCCAGTGTACCGTATATGCCCCAATAAGATCTAATACCATAACCCCAATCACAGCTTGCAACCATATAGGAATCTCGACTATATGAATAAGCCCAAATTCATTTGCCGTAGCCCAATTTGATGTAAACAACAGTACCCCTGCAAAACCTAAACCAATCACTACGAATAGGACTGTGAGAAGTCCATTAATGAGTGCGTGACGCACTTTTTTATAGCCAAACTCAAAAAGTGGAAACACCCCTTCTATTATCCAAAACACGAATATCCCACCAATTAAAATACCTGCTCTAAATACAGTGGGGATATTTTCAAAAAAATCAATAAAAGCGTCCATTGGGAACCTCTTTGAGTATAGTGCTAAGGCAAGATGTTAATATTCTAGAAACAAAAAAAGCCTTCTCTCAATATGAAAGAAGGCTTTTAAATTTAAACCGTTTGAACTGAACGTTAGTTCATGTCTACTGGGCTAAGGTCTTTGAAGAGCTTGAAGTCTGCACTCTCCATCGTTCTTTGGTAACTAGACCAATCCGTTCTTAAGAACTCATTGATCTTCGTTAAGGCCATTTCAACCTCTTCTTCAGCTAAACGAAGTAGGTTTTGCTCATTCGAACCAGGGCCGTCGAAGTCGTTACCCATATAGCGGTATGGTGCACGAACTTTCTGCATCACATTTGGAGCAGGATTACGAGTAATACCTTGGCGATTATCAGGAGCACCAAATACCATATTCATAAGATCTTCGATCTTCTGCTTGGTTTCTTTGTTGGCTTCCATTACCTCTTTAAGCTCTTCTTTATCTCTAGAATCAGCTTTTATTAAGGTCTCATAGGTATTCACGATTTCCATCGCTTCTATAAGTTGATCAGTTCCTTTTGCAAGGGTAGCGTTCAACTCTGCTACTTCGTCTTGTAACTCGGCTGTTCTACGAAGTGCGGCCATGCTCACTTCAATACGTGGATCGTGCTTAACCGTAACCATTGTTGAGTCAGATTCACCACCATAGGTAAATACTAACTTGTAGGTTCCTGGCAATACACTTCTTCCGTATGGTTCTGGAGAATTAGGACGAGCTTTACGACGACTTGGTCCTCTTAAGCCCGCACGTTCCATGCCCCAGCTCGTTCTATTGATACCATCATGCTGTGGAGTGCGCTCAAAAGTTCTAATCTTGTTGCCCGAGCTATCGAACACTTCGATGGTCACTTTTTCATCTTTATCAGACTTCTCTTCGCCTTCTTTCTTCAGATTCTCGCTGTTCACAGAGTAGGTTAGCATCGCTCCCATCATTCTGTTTTCACCACTGAACATACCATCTGCAGCGAAACGAACACCACGAGCTTGACGCGTTTTAGCCTGAATTGCAACCGGTGCAGGATATACCTTAATGGTTTTCTTCAATTCATCAGCTCCATTTTTCGCTAGCTCACGAAGTGGGCGAATATCATCAAGTACCCAAAAAGCACGGCCGAAAGTACCGATTACTAAATCGTGCTCTCTTGGATGAATTACCATATCGTACGTTGATACCGTTGGGTATTCGTTAGTCCATTTAGTCCAATTTTTACCTGCATCAATCGATACATATAATCCTAACTCTGTTCCTAAGAACATTAAGTTTGGCTCTTCTAAATCTTGAACAAATGACAACGCGTATCCTTCAATACCTTTGTCTTTACCAATATTGGTCCACTTCTTACCATAATCTTTGGTGTGCATTACATACACGCCCCAGTCATCACGGCGGTAGTTGTTAATAACAGCTACTGCTTCGCCTGCATTAAACTTAGAAGCTTTGATTTGAGCAACCCAGCTATTTGCAGGAACTCCTTTGATGTTCTTAGTAAGATCGGTCCAGTTTTCGCCACCATCTCTTGTGATGTGAACTTTACCGTCATCCGAACCTACCCAAATTAGCCCACGCTCTACAGAACTTGGCTCAATGGCTAGTAGTGTAGTATGGTTCTCAGCACCCGTAGCATCCATAGTGATACCACCACTTTCATGCTGCTTTTGCTTTTCTGGGTCGTTGGTTGTTAAGTCAGGAGATATAATTTCCCACGACTCACCACGGTCGGTACTTTTGTGAACAAACTGAGAGCCGAAATAAATAGTCTCGTCATCAAATGGATCGAAGTTAATCGGTGCATTCCAGTTGAAGCGTAAATCTTCTCCTTCTGGGTGATTTGGCTTCACAAATCTTGAAGTACCCGTTTCTAAATCGATACGGCCTACATTTCCTTGCTGCGACATTGCATATGCATATCGAGAATCACTTTGGTCCATCGATACATCAAAACCATCACCAAAGAATAATTCTTCCCAATATGAATTTCGGATACCGCCCGAGCGAAGCACGTAAGCAGGTCCTTGCCAGGTACCATTATCCTGCATACCACCATAGATGTTGTATGGGAAGTCGTTGTCTACAGTAACATGATAGAATTGACCTACAGGAATATTATCGATGAATCTCCAAGTATCGCCACCGTCGTATGTGATATTCAAACCACCATCGTTACCATCAAGCATAAAGCCAGGGTTTGTTGGGCTAAGCCAGAAGGCATGGTGATCAGGATGAACCCAATTATAGTATGGATATAAACTTTCGAATGAACGCCCACCATCCGTACTTTTAGATATATACGTGTAGATACTGTACACGGTATTTTCATTAAACGGGTCTACATATATTTCAGCGTAGTAAAATGGACGGTTCCCTACTTCAGGGTCTTTTTCAACTGTTTGGCGAAGTTCCCACGTGTAACCACCATCATCAGAACGGTAAATACCATTCTTTTTTGATTCGACATGTGCGTATACCACATTTGGGTTACTTGGTGCAATTGCTACACCCATTCTACCTAAGTTACCTTCAGGAAATCCATCATCAGAAGTAACTTTTTCCCAGTTTTCACCACCATCAATAGTGCGGTATAAACCTGAGCCTTCACCACCTGATTTAAATGTCCACGGCCATCTGCGGAATTCCCACATGGCTGCAAAGATTTTATTCGGGTTATTAGGATCCATAACCATATCAGCAATACCCGTACGGTTATTTATATAAAGGATTTTCTCCCAAGTCTCACCACCATCAGTAGTTTTATATACCCCGCGTGTTTCGCTATCGCCCCAAGCAGAACCTTGAGCTCCAACGTAAACAACATCAGGATTTTCTGGGTGAATGATAACACGGTGAATATTACGTGTTTCCTCTAATCCCATAAGCTCAAATGTGCGGCCACCATCTATACTCTTGTATACTCCAGCACCACTACTTTGGCTATTTCTTGGGTTACCTTCACCAGTACCAACCCAAACAATGTTAGGGTTTTTTTGATGGATATCGATCGCACCAATAGATGCTGCACCGTAATTATCAAAAATTGGTTCCCATTTAATGCCACCGCTTTCAGACTTCCATACGCCACCTGAAGCAGCTCCAACATACATGATATCTGGATTTGAATTCACAACATCTATGGCTGTGATTCTACCACTCATGCCTGCCGGCCCCACATTCCTTGGGGTCATCCCTTTTAATAACTCCATATCTAACTGTTGAGCGGATACCCCAGTAGCGCTCAGCATTAGAAATAAAGCTACAACAAAACTAATCGTATAAAATTTTCTCATAGGTTTTTTTTTAGTGTTAACAAAAAAGGGCAGCCACGAGGCTACCCTTTTGATATTATAGATAAATATTAGTCGTTATTACCGTCAAGGATATCGTCAATCCGGTTTCTAGAATCATCTAGGTGAATACGAGTTGCACGATCTAATCCTCCGCCAGCAATAGCGCTATTGATATCCCGCTTAAGGATATTAAGCTCGTTACGTACTACAGGACGAATATCAGATTGACTTACATCAACGCCTCTACCGCTATCTGTAGTTAATAATCTTTCCATAGCTTCTAAGTAAGCACGTTGTAGATGACGACGGTGGACATTGATATTGCGCTTAGCTCTTGCTTCCGACCATACGCCATTTCTTACATCATCCATCATTTCAATGAGTGTGTAAACATCACTATCCGTACGTGTTTCAGCTTCAATAAGTCTTCCTAATCGATCTGGTCGTAGCAAGTTGTTTAGTACGCCCGCTTGTGCTCCACGGAAAGTCTCAACTGCTGAAGATTGGTTGATACGATCTAAGATCTCTTTATTGAATGCCCAGCTTGGAGCAGTGAATGCATGTCTGTTTAAGAACTCCATCGCTCTACGCTGATCTTCTTCTGAAACCACTTCATATACAGCACCTTCTTCGTCGTAGGTCTTATAGTTTTGGTAAACACCACCAACATAAGTAGTAACGTGGCCCATATATCTTCTCCACTGACCTAATACGTTGTTGTAAAGTTCAGCTAGATCGTCAAAGTTCTCGCCATCTTCTTCCACCCAGTCAATGAGGTTATCCGTAATCACTTGAAGGTTAGCTAAGCCAAGCTCACTTGCTTTCATAGCATCATCACCAATAGCTTCGGTTTGTGATCTTGGGTCAGCGCCGTTAGCATATCCGAACCAGTATAGCGGATCACCACTTTTCTCAACAATCCATTCATTTAAGATTTCATCTTCGTCAGATGGCTCATCGATATCTGGTAACCAAGTGTAACCCCACTTAATTGACCACTTATCGTACTCACCTATTTTTGGGTAAAACTGAGTTACACCATCACCTGGTTGTGCAATGTAATTGAAACGAGCATAATCCATAATTGAAGGCGCTGTTCCATGCGTTGAGGTGAACTCAGGATCTCTTAATTGATCTACAGTATAACCAACACTTGAACCCATGTTATGAGGTAAACCAAGCGTGTGACCAACCTCATGAGCCATTACGAAACGAAGTAATTCGCCCATAATCTCATCCGACAGTTTTACATGGCGAGCATCAGGGTTCGATGCCGCTGTTTGAATGAAATACCAGTTTCTAAGTAGATTCTGAATGTTATGGTACCAAAGGATATCACTTTCTAAAATCTGGCCAGATCTTGGATCATGTACGTGTGGACCTTGAGCATTCTGAATTGGATTTGTGATGTAACGCATCACAGAGTAACGCACATCTTCTGGAGAAAACTCTGGGTCTTCTTCTGGAGATGGTGCTTCTTTACCGATGATCGCATTTTTAAATCCAGCTTCTTCAAAAGCTACTTGCCAATCTTCAATACCTTTGATTAAATATTCTCTCCACTTAATCGGTGTAGCAGGATCTAGGTAGTATACAATAGGCTCAACAGGCTCAACAAGTTCACCTCTCAAATAAGCTTCTTTGTCTTTTGGTACTAACTTGTAACGAGTAATAAATCTATTACGAGCCGCACGGTGTTCATCAGAACTATAATCGTATTGGCTAATCGAGAAATAACCTACACGTTGGTCCCAATTTCTTGGAGTCATAGGTTCTTCTGGAAGAAGAATCATCGACTGATTCATTTCTATAGAAAGTGTATTTGTAGCACCATTAGCTGGCGGGTTAGCCGCATCGTAAGTAAGTACGTGACGTACTTCAATGTTCTCTGGGTAACTTGAAATTTTGTTTACAAAAGAACGACTACCATCTAATCTTCGAACTTGAAAGTTTCTTCTTTGAAAACTACTCAATCCACTTAATAATGCTACATCAGTGGTATATAGTTTTGTAGCGTCAATAACTACACCTGAAGTGTCTTTGTTATTGGCCTCAATCTTAAATGAAAAGATCACAGGCTCAAAGTTATTATTGCGAACAGATTTGTAGATAGGATCTTCTTCGCTAGCTACATTCGAATAGCTCACATGACGAAGTAGAATATTATTGTCTTTTCTTTCCCATCTCACTACTTGTTGTCCACGAGCTTTCTGGCCTGCACCACCAAAGCTAAAGTTTTCAACTGAACCAGCTACACGACTTACTAGTAGCATCTCTCTGTTCAATAGTTCATTCGGAATTTCGTAGAAAAACGAATCCTTTACTTTATGCACATTAAACAGACCCTCATCTGTTTTTGCATCTTTCGTGATCACCTCACTGAATTTCTTGAGATCACCTTTTGGGGTTGGCCGCTTAGTAGCCGTTGAAGCACCATTTGATTTTGATGTAGTTCCCGTTGTTTTACAACCCGAAACCACTAAAACCAAACAGAGCGATAGAGCAAACATTTTGCTCATCATCTTAACACCGTAGTTCATTGCATCTGTTTTTTAGTGAAAATTTATAGAAAGATAAAGTCAGATAATGCGATGAGCTAATCAAGTAGATTTTTAGCTATGGTGTAAAATCTTTAAAACAACCATTGAAAGGCATAAAAAAAGCACTGGCTTTCACCGGTGCTCCTAAAGATTTGAGGTATTCTTTTAATTTAAGTTCGGATTGATATCCGTTTCACGTTGTGGAATTGGGAATATAATACTGGTAGAATTATACGCCTCTGTACCTACATCCATCTGACGTCTTTTTAAGTCGTGCAGTAATTGCCCTTCGAACGCTAATTCTAACTTACGTTCTAGTAAGATATCATCAAGGTCGAAATTTACTTCCAATATTGGAGTGGCATTCACTCGGTCACGAATTTCGTTCACGTCTTCACGAGGAGTATTTGGCCCTACATAATTACCAACGCCTAATTCGAAATTAGCCTCTGCACGGGTTAGGTACATTTCAGCTAATCGGATAGTGTTGATGTTACCATATTGGTTCATCCACTTACCGGTTCTACGAGGAGTTGAGTTATCGCCTGAAACATCGAAATAGAATAAATCTAGTCGATCATCGCCAGCTTCATAGAGGTTTGTGTGCGCGTCAAGGATATTGATATCACCACGCCCACTGTTTTCTTCAGATGCGAAATATAAGTTAAGGTCATTCGCGCCATCTTGATCACTCACCTGAATAGCGAAAATATCCTCGGTAGTGTTGTTATTCGAATTATTGAATACATCTTCGTAATCAGATACTAAGCTATACTCAAACGATTG harbors:
- a CDS encoding zinc-dependent metalloprotease gives rise to the protein MNYGVKMMSKMFALSLCLVLVVSGCKTTGTTSKSNGASTATKRPTPKGDLKKFSEVITKDAKTDEGLFNVHKVKDSFFYEIPNELLNREMLLVSRVAGSVENFSFGGAGQKARGQQVVRWERKDNNILLRHVSYSNVASEEDPIYKSVRNNNFEPVIFSFKIEANNKDTSGVVIDATKLYTTDVALLSGLSSFQRRNFQVRRLDGSRSFVNKISSYPENIEVRHVLTYDAANPPANGATNTLSIEMNQSMILLPEEPMTPRNWDQRVGYFSISQYDYSSDEHRAARNRFITRYKLVPKDKEAYLRGELVEPVEPIVYYLDPATPIKWREYLIKGIEDWQVAFEEAGFKNAIIGKEAPSPEEDPEFSPEDVRYSVMRYITNPIQNAQGPHVHDPRSGQILESDILWYHNIQNLLRNWYFIQTAASNPDARHVKLSDEIMGELLRFVMAHEVGHTLGLPHNMGSSVGYTVDQLRDPEFTSTHGTAPSIMDYARFNYIAQPGDGVTQFYPKIGEYDKWSIKWGYTWLPDIDEPSDEDEILNEWIVEKSGDPLYWFGYANGADPRSQTEAIGDDAMKASELGLANLQVITDNLIDWVEEDGENFDDLAELYNNVLGQWRRYMGHVTTYVGGVYQNYKTYDEEGAVYEVVSEEDQRRAMEFLNRHAFTAPSWAFNKEILDRINQSSAVETFRGAQAGVLNNLLRPDRLGRLIEAETRTDSDVYTLIEMMDDVRNGVWSEARAKRNINVHRRHLQRAYLEAMERLLTTDSGRGVDVSQSDIRPVVRNELNILKRDINSAIAGGGLDRATRIHLDDSRNRIDDILDGNND
- a CDS encoding VPS10 domain-containing protein, which produces MRKFYTISFVVALFLMLSATGVSAQQLDMELLKGMTPRNVGPAGMSGRITAIDVVNSNPDIMYVGAASGGVWKSESGGIKWEPIFDNYGAASIGAIDIHQKNPNIVWVGTGEGNPRNSQSSGAGVYKSIDGGRTFELMGLEETRNIHRVIIHPENPDVVYVGAQGSAWGDSETRGVYKTTDGGETWEKILYINNRTGIADMVMDPNNPNKIFAAMWEFRRWPWTFKSGGEGSGLYRTIDGGENWEKVTSDDGFPEGNLGRMGVAIAPSNPNVVYAHVESKKNGIYRSDDGGYTWELRQTVEKDPEVGNRPFYYAEIYVDPFNENTVYSIYTYISKSTDGGRSFESLYPYYNWVHPDHHAFWLSPTNPGFMLDGNDGGLNITYDGGDTWRFIDNIPVGQFYHVTVDNDFPYNIYGGMQDNGTWQGPAYVLRSGGIRNSYWEELFFGDGFDVSMDQSDSRYAYAMSQQGNVGRIDLETGTSRFVKPNHPEGEDLRFNWNAPINFDPFDDETIYFGSQFVHKSTDRGESWEIISPDLTTNDPEKQKQHESGGITMDATGAENHTTLLAIEPSSVERGLIWVGSDDGKVHITRDGGENWTDLTKNIKGVPANSWVAQIKASKFNAGEAVAVINNYRRDDWGVYVMHTKDYGKKWTNIGKDKGIEGYALSFVQDLEEPNLMFLGTELGLYVSIDAGKNWTKWTNEYPTVSTYDMVIHPREHDLVIGTFGRAFWVLDDIRPLRELAKNGADELKKTIKVYPAPVAIQAKTRQARGVRFAADGMFSGENRMMGAMLTYSVNSENLKKEGEEKSDKDEKVTIEVFDSSGNKIRTFERTPQHDGINRTSWGMERAGLRGPSRRKARPNSPEPYGRSVLPGTYKLVFTYGGESDSTMVTVKHDPRIEVSMAALRRTAELQDEVAELNATLAKGTDQLIEAMEIVNTYETLIKADSRDKEELKEVMEANKETKQKIEDLMNMVFGAPDNRQGITRNPAPNVMQKVRAPYRYMGNDFDGPGSNEQNLLRLAEEEVEMALTKINEFLRTDWSSYQRTMESADFKLFKDLSPVDMN
- a CDS encoding sterol desaturase family protein, with amino-acid sequence MDAFIDFFENIPTVFRAGILIGGIFVFWIIEGVFPLFEFGYKKVRHALINGLLTVLFVVIGLGFAGVLLFTSNWATANEFGLIHIVEIPIWLQAVIGVMVLDLIGAYTVHWVEHKVKLLWRFHLIHHSDTTVDVTTGLRHHPGEAVFRMLFTVVGVLIVGAPIWIVFLYQSLSALFTHFNHANIQMPKKLDRALSWVFVTPYMHKVHHHYTQPLTDTNYGNIFAIWDRMFGTFAEVEDTNNLKYGIDTHMDPKEHDDVLNLLKMPFQEYRPPVGSKFGDEDQKDKG